Genomic window (Chloroflexota bacterium):
CGTCGCGAGAACGGCGAGGACAAAAGCTGGGTCAGCAACTCCAGCTCGGCCAGTCCAAACGCGCGCGCGATCCCCACATAGATGACTGCGCCGACCAGGCCGGAGAGGGACAAGACCAGGAGCCGCTCGAGCCCCCCCGATCCCATGCCCGCGTAGGACACCGACCACCCCGTCCCCCACATCGCCAGGGCCACGACCGCGCAGGCCAGCGCGATCCGCCCCAGATACGTCCACATTCCCAACCCCCGGAGCGAGCCCAATGTCCGCTCGGCCACGCGATAGCTGCGGACCAGGGAGGCGAAGGCGGACAGCGTGTAGGCCAGCGCTAGGCCGGTCACGCCGAGGATGGGCGTCAGCAGGATCGCCAACACGCTGTTCAGGGCGAGGATCCACGCCATGTGAATCAACGGGATCCGGGCATCGCGTCGGGCGTAGTGCGGGGCCAGGAAGATCTGGACCAGGACCAACGCGGGGATGCTGAAGATGTATATCCGCAACAGGCCCGCGATCTGGACGCTGGCCGCGGCATCAAAGGCCTTGCGCTCAAACAGAAGCCGGATCAGCGGCAGGCTGAGCACCGCGACCGCCGTGGCTACAGGCCACGTGACGAAGCTCAGCAACCGGAACCCCATGGCCATGACCTGGCGCATCCGATCCAGGCGTCCTTCCCGCGCGGCCGTCGACAGATCCGGCAGGATGGCCGTAGAGACGCTGTTGGCGAAGAGCTGCCACATGGACATGGAGACCCGCTGCGCATACGAGAGGGCGGTGATGCTGCCGGGGGGAAGGAACGAGGCGAGGAAACGCTCCAGGATCGTCCTGGTCCGCCGTATCGCGACGCCGCTCATGCGCTGGGCGACGAGCCGGAAGGACTCCCGTAGAAGGGGCTCCCGGGGATCCCAGGCCGGCCGCAGGGATCCACCGGCCCACAGGACCGCCCCTCCCAGCCAGAGCATCTGCAGGGCCGCCCCGCCGAGATATCCCCAGGCCACGGCGGGGATGCCCACCCTTGTGCCCAGGGCGATCATGACCAGGAGCGAGGCGCCA
Coding sequences:
- the murJ gene encoding murein biosynthesis integral membrane protein MurJ, with translation MGELAEIGRRVTKNATTLSGFNALGVLAALAQDVAMAAMFGLGLRTDAFFLAYTIPQFVAMILAGSMQVVLIPIFSQAQNETWGEATPWRPFRLIATTWALVLLAVSALGVLLASPMLRVVGAGVGAEQQALAAWLARILFVMIPFLGLSEVMRAALIARDHYVSSSAGNLVRYGASLLVMIALGTRVGIPAVAWGYLGGAALQMLWLGGAVLWAGGSLRPAWDPREPLLRESFRLVAQRMSGVAIRRTRTILERFLASFLPPGSITALSYAQRVSMSMWQLFANSVSTAILPDLSTAAREGRLDRMRQVMAMGFRLLSFVTWPVATAVAVLSLPLIRLLFERKAFDAAASVQIAGLLRIYIFSIPALVLVQIFLAPHYARRDARIPLIHMAWILALNSVLAILLTPILGVTGLALAYTLSAFASLVRSYRVAERTLGSLRGLGMWTYLGRIALACAVVALAMWGTGWSVSYAGMGSGGLERLLVLSLSGLVGAVIYVGIARAFGLAELELLTQLLSSPFSRRRRQPGREREAA